The Aspergillus chevalieri M1 DNA, chromosome 5, nearly complete sequence genome includes a region encoding these proteins:
- a CDS encoding putative mRNA-nucleus export ATPase (Elf1) (COG:E,J;~EggNog:ENOG410PG7H;~InterPro:IPR016024,IPR011989,IPR000953,IPR017871, IPR003593,IPR016197,IPR027417,IPR023780,IPR003439;~PFAM:PF00005,PF00385;~go_function: GO:0005524 - ATP binding [Evidence IEA];~go_function: GO:0016887 - ATPase activity [Evidence IEA]): MPHPESPEMPVAVSKTPSGVPPTQEEVSSLINTIFNAETSQQSLDGSYALTNLLIQSVGTRGLLQYNILPEIKKAAADKKNGARRESAMLILGALFERFPREHPLSEYVLLLEDGGVLHLAFEALADKGAVVRDAAQYAIDALFGNLKPESLVNALLPAISAYLSKGTGKWQGFVGAYALIEKMAIKSQMGAGSADEERQKDLLREAMGKTLKELIPLVESGMHDLKGEVAKRATKAMNELTTLLSNDDVLPRIPLLMNTMQQPSEQTLQKAIHALSQTTFVAVVTSPVLALLTPLLERSLNTPTTPQETLRQTVVVVENLTKLVHDPAEARTFLPKLQPGVQRVKERASLPEVRELATSALSVMEKAMGDSNLAAGAVAKVTPDEVLAVLDAKIQAHGGLADPRDATLFTLGKTYVAEMVREDVNCRMHDRIPACTAPYLRGLLKDDKHDAVASDLEAHFVEDDHRKFGKPVEDDPNEVVIVNANFSLAYGGMLLLNHTNLRLVKGHRYGLVGRNGAGKSTLMRSIANEKLEGFPTQDQVRTCFVEHNQGEDADLSILEYVSKDPLIAETGKEHISSVLLEFGFTDGPEGRQSQAVGSLSGGWKMKLALARAMLKKADVLLLDEPTNHLDVANVKWLQEYLKKNTEITSLIVSHDSGFLDEVCTDIYHYEQKKLVNYRGNLADFVKVKPEGKSYYTLSASNVQFKFPPPGILAGIKSNTRAIMRMTNCSYTYPGASKPSLTDASLQLTLSSRVAIIGGNGAGKSTFIKMLTGETIPQTGKVEKHPNLRIGYIKQHALEHVELHLEKTPSQYLQWRYANGDDREVFLKQTRILTDEDKAQMEKPVDLGDGRGPRRIEALMGRQKWKKSFQYEVKWVGLLPKHNTMISRETLTNLGFFKMVQEFDDHESSREGLGYRVLEPAVISKHFEDIGLDPEIANHNQISGLSGGQKVKVVLAGAMWNNPHLLVLDEPTNFLDRDSLGGLAVAIRDFKGGVVMISHNEEFVGALCPEQLHVADGKIVKRTNNAISLDRFEDSAASSPQPGSTAVNSTATSVNASAANSGAEDQGELKFKAKKKKKLTRAQLKERDTRRRLRHLEWLQSPKGTPHPPDTDDEA; the protein is encoded by the exons ATGCCGCATCCTGAATCTCCAGAAATGCCCGTCGCCGTCTCAAAAACCCCCTCCGGAGTCCCTCCCACACAAGAGGAGGTCTCCTCTCTCATCAACACCATCTTCAACGCAGAAACCTCCCAGCAGTCCCTCGATGGCTCCTATGCCTTGACCAACCTTCTCATTCAGAGCGTCGGTACCCGTGGCCTGCTCCAATATAACATCCTCCCCGAGATCAAGAAAGCTGCTGCGGATAAGAAGAATGGCGCTCGTCGTGAGAGTGCAATGCTCATTCTCGGTGCTCTCTTTGAGCGTTTCCCCCGGGAGCACCCTCTGAGTGAGTACGTTCTGCTCCTCGAGGATGGCGGTGTGCTGCACCTCGCTTTCGAAGCTCTGGCCGACAAGGGTgccgttgttcgcgatgctgcGCAATACGCTATTGACGCCCTTTTCGGCAACTTGAAACCGGAATCTCTGGTCAACGCTCTGCTCCCCGCCATCTCTGCCTACCTCAGCAAGGGTACCGGTAAGTGGCAGGGTTTCGTCGGTGCTTACGCGCTCATTGAGAAGATGGCCATCAAATCGCAGATGGGTGCCGGCTCCGCCGATGAGGAGCGTCAGAAGGATCTGCTGCGTGAGGCCATGGGCAAGACCCTCAAGGAACTCATTCCTCTGGTCGAGTCGGGCATGCACGATCTCAAGGGCGAAGTCGCCAAGAGGGCCACCAAGGCCATGAACGAGCTCACCACCCTCCTGTCCAACGACGACGTCCTCCCCCGCATCCCCCTGTTGATGAACACCATGCAGCAGCCGTCCGAACAGACCCTGCAAAAGGCCATCCATGCGCTGTCGCAAACCACCTTTGTTGCCGTCGTCACTTCGCCCGTGCTTGCCCTCCTGACTCCCTTGTTGGAGCGTTCGTTGAACACCCCCACCACCCCGCAAGAGACCCTCCGTCAAACCGTCGTTGTCGTCGAGAACTTGACCAAGCTGGTGCACGACCCGGCTGAAGCCCGCACTTTCTTGCCCAAGCTGCAACCCGGTGTTCAGCGCGTCAAGGAGCGTGCTTCCCTGCCCGAAGTCCGTGAGCTTGCCACTAGCGCCTTGTCCGTCATGGAGAAGGCCATGGGTGACAGCAACCTGGCGGCCGGTGCCGTCGCCAAGGTCACCCCTGACGAGGTTCTCGCTGTTCTCGACGCCAAGATTCAAGCCCATGGCGGCTTGGCTGACCCTCGGGATGCCACTCTCTTCACACTGGGCAAGACCTATGTGGCTGAGATGGTCCGCGAGGATGTCAACTGCCGCATGCACGACCGTATTCCCGCCTGCACCGCGCCGTATCTCCGCGGCTTGCTCAAGGACGACAAGCACGACGCCGTTGCCTCTGACCTCGAGGCGCACTTCGTCGAGGACGACCACCGCAAGTTCGGTAAGCCCGTCGAGGACGACCCCAACGAGGTGGTCATCGTCAACGCCAACTTCTCTCTTGCGTACGGTGGTATGCTGCTCCTGAACCACACCAACCTTCGCCTGGTCAAGGGTCACCGCTACGGTCTCGTCGGTCGCAACGGTGCCGGTAAATCCACCCTCATGCGCAGTATCGCCAACGAGAAGCTGGAGGGCTTCCCCACCCAGGACCAGGTCCGCACCTGCTTCGTCGAACACAACCAGGGCGAAGATGCCGACTTGAGCATCCTCGAGTACGTCTCCAAGGACCCGCTCATTGCCGAAACCGGCAAAGAGCACATCTCCAGTGTCCTGCTCGAGTTTGGTTTCACCGACGGTCCTGAGGGCCGCCAGTCGCAGGCTGTTGGCTCCTTGTCTGGTGGATGGAAGATGAagctggctctggctcgtgCCATGTTGAAGAAGGCGGATGTCCTCTTGCTGGACGAACCTACTAACCACTTGGATGTTGCCAACGTCAAATGGTTGCAGGAATACCTGAAGAAGAACACTgagatcaccagtttgatcgTCAGTCACGACTCGGGCTTCCTGGACGAAGTCTGCACCGACATCTACCACTACGAACAGAAGAAGCTCGTCAACTACCGCGGAAACTTGGCCGATTTTGTCAAGGTCAAACCCGAGGGCAAGAGCTACTACACCCTGTCCGCCTCCAACGTCCAGTTCAAGTTCCCTCCTCCGGGTATCCTGGCTGGTATCAAGTCCAACACTCGTGCCATCATGCGTATGACCAACTGCAGCTACACGTATCCCGGTGCGAGCAAGCCATCGTTGACCGATGCGTCTCTTCAGCTCACGCTGTCCTCGCGTGTGGCTATCATTGGTGGTAACGGTGCCGGAAAGTCGACCTTCATCAAGATGTTGACTGGTGAGACGATCCCTCAGACCGGTAAGGTCGAGAAGCACCCCAATCTCCGTATTGGTTACATCAAGCAGCACGCTCTGGAGCACGTTGAGTTGCACTTGGAGAAGACCCCCAGTCAGTATTTGCAGTGGCGTTACGCCAACGGAGACGACCGTGAGGTTTTCCTGAAGCAGACCCGTATCCTCACCGACGAGGACAAGGCGCAGATGGAGAAGCCGGTCGACTTGGGCGATGGTCGTGGCCCTCGCCgcattgaggctttgatggGTCGTCAGAAGTGGAAGAAGTCCTTCCAGTACGAAGT GAAATGGGTTGGCCTGCTTCCCAAGCACAACACTATGATCTCCCGCGAGACCCTGACCAACCTGGGTTTCTTCAAGATGGTTCAAGAGTTTGATGACCACGAGTCGTCGCGTGAGGGTCTGGGTTATCGTGTTCTGGAGCCCGCGGTCATCTCCAAGCACTTTGAAGACATTGGTTTGGACCCCGAAATTGCCAACCACAACCAGATCTCCGGTCTGTCCGGTGGACAGAAGGTCAAGGTCGTCCTGGCCGGTGCCATGTGGAACAACCCTCACTTGCTGGTTCTGGACGAGCCTACTAACTTCTTGGACCGTgactcgcttggtggattggCTGTCGCCATCCGTGATTTCAAGGGAGGTGTGGTCATGATTTCCCACAACGAAGAGTTCGTCGGAGCCCTGTGCCCCGAGCAGCTCCACGTGGCCGACGGAAAGATTGTCAAGCGCACCAACAACGCCATCTCGCTCGACCGCTTCGAAGACAGCGCCGCCAGCTCTCCTCAGCCCGGTAGCACGGCTGTCAACTCGACCGCCACCAGCGTGAACGCATCGGCGGCCAACTCGGGCGCCGAGGACCAGGGCGAGCTGAAGTtcaaggccaagaagaagaagaagctcacTCGTGCGCAGCTCAAGGAGCGCGACACTCGTCGCAGACTGCGTCACCTCGAGTGGCTGCAGAGTCCCAAGGGCACCCCGCACCCTCCGGACACGGATGATGAGGCGTAA
- the mcsA gene encoding putative citrate synthase Cit1 (COG:C;~EggNog:ENOG410PFD1;~InterPro:IPR019810,IPR002020,IPR036969,IPR016142, IPR016143;~PFAM:PF00285;~go_function: GO:0046912 - transferase activity, transferring acyl groups, acyl groups converted into alkyl on transfer [Evidence IEA]), whose product MAFSMRTSRHATKLATGPRQFLRRYATAEPDLKSALKEVIPAKRDLLKQVKDQSEETIGEVKIGNVIGGMRGLKGMLWEGSVLDPDEGIRFHGRTIKDCQKELPKGTTGTEMLPEAMFWLLLTGQVPSTAQVRAFSRELADKSHLPEHILDLIRSFPREMHPMTQLSVAVAALNTESKFAKAYEQGLNKAEYWEPTFDDSISLLAKIPRVAALVFRPNEIDTVGRQALDGAQDWSHNFAELLGKGGKENADFHDLLRLYLALHGDHEGGNVSAHATHLVGSALSDPYLSYSAGLLGLAGPLHGLAAQEVLRWILAMQEKIGTKFSDEDVSNYLWSTLKSGRVVPGYGHGVLRKPDPRFQALMDFADTRPDVLANPVFQLVKKNSEIAPKVLTEHGKTKNPHPNVDAASGVLFHHYGFQQPLYYTVTFGVSRALGPLAQLIWDRALGLPIERPKSINLLGLKK is encoded by the exons ATGGCCTTCTCTATGAGAACCTCCCGCCATGCCACCAAGCTGGCTACT GGCCCTCGCCAATTCCTCCGTCGCTATGCCACTGCCGAACCAGATCTCAAGTCCGCCCTGAAAGAGGTCATCCCCGCCAAACGCGATCTCCTCAAACAAGTCAAGGACCAAAGCGAAGAAACCATCGGCGAGGTCAAGATTGGAAATGTGATCGGTGGCATGCGTGGTCTCAAGGGCATGCTCTGGGAAGGCTCCGTACTGGACCCCGACGAGGGAATCCGCTTCCACGGCCGGACAATCAAGGATTGTCAGAAGGAACTCCCCAAGGGTACTACCGGCACCGAGATGCTTCCCGAGGCCATGTTCTGGCTGCTTCTGACTGGACAGGTTCCGTCGACGGCCCAAGTGCGCGCATTTTCACGTGAATTAGCCGACAAGTCGCATCTTCCCGAGCACATCCTAGACCTGATTCGGTCGTTCCCCCGGGAGATGCACCCGATGACCCAATTGTCGGTTGCTGTGGCTGCACTGAACACAGAGTCTAAGTTTGCCAAGGCCTACGAGCAGGGTCTCAACAAGGCCGAGTACTGGGAGCCTACCTTTGACGACAGCATCTCGCTGCTGGCCAAGATTCCTCGTGTTGCAGCGCTCGTATTCCGTCCTAACGAGATCGACACCGTGGGCAGACAGGCGCTCGATGGCGCTCAGGACTGGTCACACAACTTTGCTGAACTCCTGGGCAAGGGTGGCAAGGAGAATGCCGACTTCCACGACCTCCTGCGTCTGTACCTGGCCCTGCACGGAGACCACGAGGGTGGTAACGTCTCTGCGCACGCCACACACCTGGTTGGCAGCGCTCTCAGCGACCCATACCTCAGCTACAGCGCTGGCCTGTTGGGTCTAGCCGGACCGCTGCACGGACTTGCCGCTCAGGAGGTGCTGCGCTGGATCCTGGCAATGCAGGAGAAGATCGGCACCAAGTTCTCCGACGAGGACGTGagcaactatctctggtcgACGCTCAAGTCCGGCCGTGTAGTCCCCGGCTACGGCCACGGCGTCCTCCGCAAGCCCGACCCTCGCTTCCAGGCCCTAATGGACTTTGCCGACACTCGTCCAGACGTGTTGGCCAACCCTGTCTTCCAACTCGTCAAGAAGAACTCCGAGATCGCACCGAAGGTGCTCACAGAGCACGGCAAGACCAAGAACCCTCACCCCAACGTCGACGCTGCATCTGGTGTGCTCTTCCACCACTACGGCTTCCAGCAGCCGCTGTACTACACCGTCACCTTTGGCGTGAGTCGCGCGCTGGGACCATTGGCCCAATTGATCTGGGACCGGGCATTGGGTCTGCCAATTGAGCGGCCAAAGAGCATCAACCTGTTGGGTCTGAAGAAATAG
- a CDS encoding putative integral membrane protein (Pth11) (COG:S;~EggNog:ENOG410PP1S;~TransMembrane:7 (o20-39i51-74o94-117i129-152o175-196i208-231o243-264i)), with the protein MWVYNQSTPDPHSHTATVITINLLFPALALLAIAFRFFVRLRLKRTPWLDDYAALSSAVLAGVYGAIAVAQSRWGLGLNAAYFPVENVVPFGKIQYAGGPVYTMALLGFKISLLSSYLRIGGFVNTYKYIIFAAIAACTINQLIFTFLLLFACNPVAKQWDATIPGHCINTVPSYYGLAGTSLGFDILIIALPLPVLGNLQLRRKQKIALMGVFALGFFVTIIQIIRIFTVKNLKSYTDSRPIVIWSVIEISLGVISTCIPTYAPLFRAFTSLNSYYNRYGYYNDNGNAYALATRNMTNRASRRHANTHTNQSTSTSRLDRDLEILDDGTTIGKGGGFETTIMSVNTPMSSTFAGSSVGGAGGSVGRPRDSDSEELIKRSALQVQMPAGVVLNQSQEEPPGTGVSGREEEDAFQIHTFTEFKIERHQV; encoded by the exons atgtgggtgtataaccaATCCACCCCCGACCCTCACAGTCATACCGCCACAGTTATCACCATCAACCTGCTCTTTCCGGCCCTCGCCCTCCTCGCTATTGCTTTTCGGTTTTTTGTTCGGCTGCGCTTGAAAAGGACGCCTTGGTTGGATGATTATGCTGCGTTATCGAGTGCTGTGTTGGCGGGTGTTTATGGGGCGATTGCTGTTGCTC AATCGAGATGGGGCCTCGGTTTGAACGCCGCATACTTCCCGGTTGAAAATGTCGTTCCATTCGGAAAG ATCCAATACGCCGGCGGCCCCGTCTACACAATGGCCCTCCTCGGCTTCAAAATATCCCTGCTAAGCTCCTACCTCCGCATCGGCGGCTTCGTCAACACCTACAAATACATAATCTtcgccgccatcgccgccTGCACCATCAACCAGCTCATCTTCACCTTCCTCCTTTTATTCGCCTGCAATCCCGTCGCGAAACAATGGGACGCTACAATTCCGGGACACTGTATAAACACGGTCCCCAGTTACTACGGACTCGCGGGGACGAGTCTGGGCTTTGATATATTGATTATTGCGCTGCCGTTGCCGGTGTTGGGTAATCTGCAGTTGAGGAGGAAGCAGAAGATCGCGCTGATGGGTGTTTTCGCGCTGGGGTTTTTCGTCACGATTATTCAGATTATTCGCATTTTCACGGTTAAGAATCTTAAGTCGTATACGGATTCTAGACCGATTGTTATTTGGTCAGTTATTGAGATTTCGCTAGGT GTGATATCAACCTGCATCCCAACCTACGCCCCCCTCTTCCGCGCCTTCACCTCCCTCAACTCCTACTATAACCGCTACGGCTACTACAACGACAACGGGAATGCTTACGCCCTGGCCACACGAAACATGACAAACCGCGCCTCGCGCAGACACGCAAACACGCATACCAACCAAAGTACCTCCACAAGTCGCCTAGATCGTGACCTGGAGATCTTGGACGACGGCACGACGATAGGGAAGGGGGGCGGGTTCGAGACGACGATCATGTCTGTGAATACGCCGATGAGTTCGACGTTTGCGGGGAGTTCGGTTGGGGGTGCCGGGGGGAGTGTTGGGAGGCCGAGGGATTCAGATTCGGAGGAGTTGATTAAGAGGAGTGCATTGCAGGTGCAGATGCCGGCGGGGGTGGTTTTGAATCAGAGTCAGGAGGAGCCGCCGGGAACGGGGGTGAGTGGcagggaggaggaggatgcgTTTCAGATTCATACGTTTACGGAGTTTAAGATTGAGAGGCATCAGGTTTGA